The genomic stretch CGCCTGCCAGCGAGGCGGCCGAGGCCGGCTCGCAAAAGACCCCCTCCCTTGAAGCAAGGAGTTTATAGGCCTCTATTATCTCCTCATCGGTTACCATGTCTATGGTCCCGCCGGACTCGTCCCTCGCCTTTACCGCCCCGTCCCAGTTCGCGGGGTTGCCTATCCTTATGGCCGAGGCGACGGTTTCGGGGTC from Thermodesulfobacteriota bacterium encodes the following:
- a CDS encoding pyridoxal-phosphate dependent enzyme — its product is DPETVASAIRIGNPANWDGAVKARDESGGTIDMVTDEEIIEAYKLLASREGVFCEPASAASLAGVMKLKNDGILNDGDTIVCTITGHGLKDPDCAIKASVEPLKVPPDIKKILEVMGF